A stretch of DNA from Solirubrobacterales bacterium:
TGGTACGGCTACTCGCGGCAGGACAAGAAGTCTGCTCCGCGCGAACCGATCACCGCCCGCCTCGTCGCCCGCATGATCGAGCACGCAGGTGCAGACCGCGTGCTTTCGATGGACCTCCACGCAGGTCAGGTTCAGGGCTTCTTCCACAAGCCGCTCGACCACATGACCGCGATGCCGATCCTCACTCAGTACATCAAGGACCAGCACGTTGACGGCGAGCTCGTCGTTGTATCCCCGGACGCCGGCCGAGTGAAGCTCGCCAAGAAGTTTGCCCAGAAGCTCGGTGCCGAGCTGGCGATCCTGAACAAGGAGCGCCCCGCCCACCAGGTTGCCGAGATCGGCTACGTGATTGGTGATGTCAAAGGCAAGACCGCGATCCTCGTGGACGACATGATCGACACCGCGGGCACGCTGGTAGCTGCCGCGGAGACCGTGCACGCCGAAGGCGCCAGCCGAGTGATCGCAGCCGCCACGCACCCGGTGCTCAGTGGTCGGGCATTCGAGAACCTCGCCGCCTCGCCGCTCGAACAGATCGTCGTGACCGACACGATCCCGCTGCGACCAGGCGCGCCAGAGAAGATCAAGGTCATCACCGTGGCCGACATCCTCACCGACTCGATCCGACGCATATTCAGCGACGACTCCGTCAGCGAAATCTTCGCTGGCGAGAATCAGCTCTTCTAGGCCGATGGAGTCGTCCGGGATCTTTCGCACTCCGGACGAACGCTTTGTCGCACTCCCGGATTTTCCCTGGGAGCCGAAGTACGTCGACTCGGACGGGCTGCGCATTGCCTACATCGATGAAGGCACCGGCCCGATCGTCTTCCTGCTCCACGGCATGCCTTCCTGGAGCTTCCTCTGGCGCCACGTGATTCCGCCGTTGCTTGAGGCGGGGTATCGCTGCATCGCGCCGGACCTGATCGGATTCGGGCGCTCTGACAAACCAACCCAGCTCGAGGACTACACGTATCCGCGCCACGTAGAAGCGGTTGTTGCGGTGCTCGATGCAGTAGCGCCAGAGAGCAAGGTTCACTTCGTCTTCCACGACTGGGGCGGCCCGATCGGCACGCTCGTTGCGACCGACAATCAGGACCGCATCGCCAGCACCACGCTGATGGATACCGGATTCAACACCGGCGACTTCAAGATGAGCGAGAACTGGCAGTCCTTCCGCGATTTCGTCGCCAACACCGAGGACCTGCCGATCGGATTCCTGGTCAAGGGCGCCGTCGCGCGTGAGATGACCGACGACGTCTTCGCCGCCTATGAAGCACCGTTCCCAACGGTCGAGTCAAAGGCCGGTGCCCGCGCCTTCCCACCGATGATTCCGACCAGCGAGGACCACCCGGACGCCGTCGAGGGTCGCCGCGCGCTCGAGGCGTTTGTCGCTGGCGACTGGCCCAAGCTCGTGCTCTGGGCAGACAAAGACCCGGTGCTCCCGCGCAATCTCGGCGACGTCCTCGCCGCGAAAATCAACGCGGGCTCCGCAATCACGATCGAGAACGCCGGCCACTTTCTTCAGGAAGACGCCGGCACCGAGATCGGCGAGCGCATCGCAAACTTCCTGACCGTGTCAGCCAGTTAGCGCCCGGGCCGCGAATGCTTCTTCATAGAGCGCGGTCAGGCGCGGCACGAAGGCGTCTTCGCTGTAGCGCTCGTGAGCGCGGGCGAGCGCACGAGCGCCTGCGGCGGCTCGCTCGGCGGGGTCGTCGATCAGCCGCCGCATCACGGCGGCCAGCGCAGAGGCGTCTCCGGCCGGCGTAACGAACTCTGGCTCGGTCAGTTCAGGGAGCCCGCCGCGATCACTTGTGAGCAACGGCAGACCCGCCGCCATCGACTCGAGCGCCGACAGCGGCAAAACCTCGCGCCACTCCGAAGGCAGGATCGCGAACGCTGCACCCATGCGGGCGGCCACCAGCGCCTGGCCATCGATGCGTCCGAGAAAGTCAACTGGCGCCGACAGTTCATCGGCGAGCTTTCGCGCGCGCGGCGCGTCGGGGCCGTCGCCAGCAATTCGAAGCGGAGTTCCAGATTCGGCGGACGCGGCGATCGCGACCAGAATCCCCTTCTCGCTGGAGAGTCGCCCTACGAAAAGCGCATACTCGCCGTCGGCGGCCTGAGATTCGCGCACGAACTCGGAATCGGGCAGCCAACTGGGCAGTACGGTCAGCGGCAGATCAAGCCCCAGCTCGGCGAGGTCGTCGGCGAGCTGGGCGACCGGCGCGGCAAAGCGATCAACCGCATCGATCAACGGACCTTGACCGCGCGCCAGCCCCGTCGCATAAGCGGCGGCTTCCGGTAGCGAGCCGCGACAGTTGTGTACCAGGCCCCGGTTCATATTGCACGGCGCGCACTCCGTGCAATCCGCGCCCGATCGCCAGACCGTTCCGATCGCGCAGAAGAGGCGATAGTTATGCAGGTGGAGCACGGTCGCGGCGCCGGCCTCTCGCGCTGCCTCAAGCGCGCGGTGCCCGAGCGTCGGGTGAACGTTGTGTGCGTGGACGATCGTGGCGCCAATCTCCCGGACGAGGTCGCCGACCTGTTTGGGATTGAGTCCGCCGCGAACGAGGCCAATCCCGGCCTCGACGGCGGAGCTGTCAGCGCTCGAGCGCTCAAGCAACGAAATACCAGCGGCGCGCCTGCCGAGAAGATCGACCAGCTGCGCCGCGTAGCGCTCTTCGCCGCCGGCGATGCGGTAGCGGTTGTGCAACACGAGGATGCGCTGATCGGACAGTCCGGCCATTCGGCCATCCTAGGGAGCGGGCTTGACCGTTTGCCGGAGAGGCCTCTCGGGTAGCCGCAGTGATGAACGTAATAAACCTCGCCGCACTAACAACTTTTCGACGCAACGCGGTTTATTAGGACCAGCACAGTTCCGCAGTTGTTTCCGCCGGGCTCCGTCAACGGGACCAGAGGAGGTAACCCACTTTGGTAGTTTGCGACAGAATGACCCACTCGACATTTAAGACATTCGCCACGCTGCTCGGCATCGTGATATTGCT
This window harbors:
- a CDS encoding ribose-phosphate pyrophosphokinase, which produces MVVSGRASGELANRIAERLGVGLSPVTTKTFSNGEIYARYEESVRGADVFIIQSTCGNEAAGINANDALMELLVMIDAAVGASAHRVIAVTPWYGYSRQDKKSAPREPITARLVARMIEHAGADRVLSMDLHAGQVQGFFHKPLDHMTAMPILTQYIKDQHVDGELVVVSPDAGRVKLAKKFAQKLGAELAILNKERPAHQVAEIGYVIGDVKGKTAILVDDMIDTAGTLVAAAETVHAEGASRVIAAATHPVLSGRAFENLAASPLEQIVVTDTIPLRPGAPEKIKVITVADILTDSIRRIFSDDSVSEIFAGENQLF
- a CDS encoding alpha/beta fold hydrolase; this encodes MESSGIFRTPDERFVALPDFPWEPKYVDSDGLRIAYIDEGTGPIVFLLHGMPSWSFLWRHVIPPLLEAGYRCIAPDLIGFGRSDKPTQLEDYTYPRHVEAVVAVLDAVAPESKVHFVFHDWGGPIGTLVATDNQDRIASTTLMDTGFNTGDFKMSENWQSFRDFVANTEDLPIGFLVKGAVAREMTDDVFAAYEAPFPTVESKAGARAFPPMIPTSEDHPDAVEGRRALEAFVAGDWPKLVLWADKDPVLPRNLGDVLAAKINAGSAITIENAGHFLQEDAGTEIGERIANFLTVSAS
- a CDS encoding glycosyltransferase family 4 protein, with amino-acid sequence MAGLSDQRILVLHNRYRIAGGEERYAAQLVDLLGRRAAGISLLERSSADSSAVEAGIGLVRGGLNPKQVGDLVREIGATIVHAHNVHPTLGHRALEAAREAGAATVLHLHNYRLFCAIGTVWRSGADCTECAPCNMNRGLVHNCRGSLPEAAAYATGLARGQGPLIDAVDRFAAPVAQLADDLAELGLDLPLTVLPSWLPDSEFVRESQAADGEYALFVGRLSSEKGILVAIAASAESGTPLRIAGDGPDAPRARKLADELSAPVDFLGRIDGQALVAARMGAAFAILPSEWREVLPLSALESMAAGLPLLTSDRGGLPELTEPEFVTPAGDASALAAVMRRLIDDPAERAAAGARALARAHERYSEDAFVPRLTALYEEAFAARALTG